In Halobaculum magnesiiphilum, the following proteins share a genomic window:
- a CDS encoding ABC transporter ATP-binding protein, producing MGEAPEPSERSEPADPSEPRERSDPAVRLENLRVEYGSTTALDGIDLAVDEGEFFTLVGPSGCGKTTTLRCLAGFEEPTAGSVHIGGESMAGVPPEARGVGVVFQSYALFPHMTVGENVAYGLRFSGAPEGTTTDERVTELLELVDLSGFADRDPDTLSGGQQQRVALARALAPEPRLLLLDEPMSALDARLRERLRVQVRAIQRELDITTVYVTHDQEEALSVSDRVAVIDDGGIEQIGPPRELYDAPATRFVAEFLGDNNVFAGSVGAAGGDRARDAAAARGDGGDGSLRLRVDEGGTLPLPADAVDDARDGDRLVVCVRPERIRVRGQRNDDDRARDDDRGHDSDRNDPEPAAGGAPDGATDADTWLSATVDGTEFLGDATRLHCDWDGGDVTARTDGRRSFGVGEAVTLGVDPEDVRVVERE from the coding sequence GTGGGTGAAGCGCCCGAGCCGTCCGAGCGGTCCGAGCCGGCGGACCCGTCAGAGCCGCGCGAGCGGTCCGATCCGGCGGTTCGACTGGAGAACCTCCGGGTCGAATACGGGTCGACCACCGCGCTCGACGGCATCGATCTGGCGGTCGACGAGGGGGAGTTCTTCACGCTCGTCGGCCCCTCGGGATGCGGCAAAACCACCACACTGCGGTGTCTCGCGGGGTTCGAGGAGCCGACCGCCGGGTCGGTTCACATCGGCGGCGAGTCGATGGCGGGGGTTCCACCCGAAGCGAGGGGGGTCGGCGTCGTGTTCCAGAGCTACGCGCTGTTCCCCCACATGACCGTCGGCGAGAACGTCGCCTACGGCCTCCGCTTCTCGGGGGCGCCGGAGGGGACGACGACGGACGAGCGCGTGACGGAGCTGCTGGAGCTAGTCGATCTGTCGGGGTTCGCCGACCGCGACCCCGACACCCTCTCGGGGGGACAACAGCAGCGCGTGGCGCTGGCGCGGGCGCTGGCGCCCGAGCCGCGGCTGCTCCTGCTCGACGAGCCGATGTCGGCGCTGGACGCCCGCCTGCGCGAGCGGCTCCGGGTGCAGGTGCGGGCGATCCAGCGCGAACTCGACATCACGACGGTGTACGTCACCCACGACCAGGAGGAGGCGCTGTCGGTCTCCGACCGCGTCGCCGTGATCGACGACGGCGGGATCGAACAGATCGGCCCGCCCCGCGAGCTGTACGACGCGCCGGCGACGCGGTTCGTCGCGGAGTTCCTCGGCGACAACAACGTGTTCGCGGGGTCGGTCGGCGCGGCCGGCGGCGACCGCGCCCGCGACGCGGCGGCCGCCCGGGGGGACGGCGGCGACGGCTCCCTCCGCCTCCGCGTCGACGAGGGCGGGACGCTTCCGCTCCCGGCCGACGCCGTGGACGATGCCCGCGACGGCGACCGCCTCGTCGTCTGCGTACGTCCCGAACGGATCCGGGTCCGTGGCCAGCGCAACGACGACGACCGCGCCCGTGACGACGACCGCGGCCACGACAGCGACCGCAACGACCCCGAACCGGCGGCCGGCGGGGCACCGGACGGGGCGACCGATGCCGACACATGGCTGTCGGCGACCGTCGACGGGACCGAGTTCCTCGGGGACGCGACGCGGCTCCACTGCGACTGGGACGGGGGCGACGTGACCGCCCGGACCGACGGCCGGCGGTCGTTCGGGGTCGGCGAGGCGGTGACGCTGGGTGTCGACCCCGAGGACGTGCGCGTGGTCGAGCGGGAGTGA